The DNA segment CAAACGTAAACGGCAGATGCTGCCAGAGCCACCATTCAAAGGCAAGATCAATTTCATACGGATACATGGTGTTCGTCTGCTGAATCTTCAGCGCCTGATCGCCGATGAGCAACAGCGCCTCAGCGTCTGGGGGCTGTCCTTTGGTATACGCCTTTGGCGCCAGCTTGTAGCGCTGCTCCAGCAGCAGACGCAGCAGCACCGCAGAGGTGGATGTCTCCTCGGTGACGGCAATCGTGGCACCCTCAAGCTGCCGGATGGGCCGCCGGGAAAAGAGCATCACGCTGCGCACACGACCGCGAACGGCAATGCCGAAGGGACCGACGCGCTGCAATTGATCTTCAAGTCGAAAATAGTCGACGACCGGCAGCAGGCCGGCCGAGATGGTGCCGGCGGCCGCCTTGGCTCCGAGCTCGCGCGGCACCGACGCCAAAAGTCCGTGCCCTTCCCCCAACGCGAGCCCTCGAAAAAAGGGCGCGCTATTGAGATACGGCACTGTCGCTATGGTCGTAGACGTTGAGGGTGTTGTAGAGGGCATCTCGCTCAACCGGAACGCATCCGGCCTCCCGAATCATGTCGACTAAATGGCCGCGCGTAACACTCACCGGAGAAGCCGCATCGGCCGCATGCATGATCTTCTCTTCGCCGATTGTTCCGTCAATGTCATCAGCGCCCGCGTGGAGTGCTACCGACGCAATCTCCTCCCCCATCGTGACCCAGTAGGCCTTGATGTGGGGAAAATTATCGAGCAGCAGCCGTGAAATCGCGATCGTCTTCAGATCTTCGATCGCCGAGGCTTGGCGCACCACCAGCCGCGTGTTGCCGGTTTGATACGCCAGCGGAATAAAGCTCATAAACCCATTCGTCTCATCCTGGAGCGCCCGCAGCTTGAGCATGTGATCCACGCGCTCTTCATGCGTTTCCATGTGACCGTAGAGCAGGGTTGAATTTGTGGGAATGCCGAGCCGATGCGCGGTTTTATGAATCTCTAGCCAACGAGAGGCTCCGATCTTAAAGGGAAACAGCGCCTTGCGGACTCGCTCAGAGAAGACTTCAGCGCCGCCGCCAGGCAATGCGGCAAGGCCCACCTCCTTAAATTGCAGCAGCACTTGCTCGATGGTGAGCCGGAATTTTTTCGAGAAGTAGTCGATCTCGACCGCGGTCCACGCCTTGATCTGGATCTGGGGGAAATTCGATTTGATCGCTTGGAACATTTCAATGTAGTAGTCCCACGTCCAGTCAGGATGCAGCCCCCCGACGATGTGGACTTCGCGCAGCTCGCTGTTGCAGCGGCTGATAATTTCTTCAATCGTCATCTCATAGGCGTTGGGCCGGCCCCGCTTGGTGGCGAAGTCGCAGAATTTGCAGGAAAGCACGCAGATGTTGGACGGATTGATCTGCCGATTGACGACGAAGTGGGCGCGATCACTCCAACGCGCGCGCTTGACCTGATCAGCCAGGCGGCAGAGCCGGATGATATCGCCGGTGGCAAACAACTCAAGCGCATCATCGCGCGTGAGGCGCTCGTTGTTCTGAACTTTTTGCGTTACGCGGTCCAATATTGATGCCATTTTGAGTCGACGAGTTTCACGATGCGAGGATCCATTTCAATGGTCTCAGGATAGCCCTGCTTAAACGTGGCGTCGATGCCTAAGCAGCCGCGGTGCACCGGCCAGGCCCCATGCAGCTCACTCTTTGCAAAGATGATGTCGCGCGCCGGATCAAACCGCGTGAAGATCCCCCAGAGAAAACTCTCCGGGTCGTCCAGATTCACGTCCGGGCTGACCGCGGCGATCAGTTTCACTCCGGCCAGCGGTAGGGCGCCGACGAGCCGATCGATCACCTCGCGCCCCGTCCCTTCGACCTGCACGATCAACAGCGCCTCTTCCAGCAGACGCGCGCGTGTGATCTTGGGGTGAAGTGACTTGGCCTGGGCGTCGGTGATCGACACCGCGTTCGGGACTGTAGGCTCCCCGCCCTGGGTCGCATCGATCACCATCTTGCTGCCCAGATTGAGGGTGAAGCTGGTGAAATCCAGCGTATCAAATGGGACCCCGGGAAGCAAGAGGAAGTCCTTCGACGGATCGAAGTGCCGACGAATCGCCCGCAGCACGGCAGCAAAATCCCGCGCATCCACATCCGCATCTACCAGCACGATGCATTTGGTCAGCGCCATCTGCCCGGTGCCGAGCAAACCCAACGCCGCCTTCACCCCTTCCTTGCCGAATCGCTGCTGCACCGATGCCACCGCCAGGCTATGGAAGCCGGCTTCGTAGTAGGACCAGAGATCTTTGATCTCCGGGTGGATGAGTTTGACCATCGGCAGCATGATTTCCTGGACCGCGTTGCCGATATATTTATCTTCTTGAGGAGGTTTGCCCACGACCGCAGCAAGATAGATTGGATTGGCCCGGTGCGTCACCGATTGCACCCACATCACCGGGCATGGCTTGGGATGCGAGTAGTGGCCGAAGTGGTCGCCGAAGGGGCCCTCATCCATCCGCTCATCCGGCGGCACGAGTCCCTCGAGCACGATCTCGGCATCGGATGGAGCGACGGTTGTGCCGGTTTTTCCAAGGACGATCGGCACGCGCTTGCCGCTCAAAAATCCCGCGAAGGCGATTTCATCAACACCTTCAGGCAGCGGGGCCACGGCGGCGATATAGAGGATGGGATCCGTCCCGATGCTGATCGACACCGACAGCGCCTTGCCCTGCTGCTCAGCCTTCCAATAGTGGAAGCCGCCGCCTTTTTGGATCTGCCAGTGCATCAGCACTTGATCCGGTGCCACCACTTGCATGCGGTAGACGCCCAGGTTGCGCACGTCGGTGTCAGGGTCGTGCGTCAAGACCAAGCCGCAGGTCAGAAATCGGCCGGCATCTTTGGGCCAGCATTTCAGCGCCGGAAGCCGAGTCAGATCCGGAGCTTCTTCGATCTGCTGGCACACCGCTGTGTTGACTTTTTTCGGGGGCATAGCCAGCACGCGCCCGACGGTGCGCCATTCTTTGAGTAACGCCTTTGGCCGCGGCGGCATCGCAATCTCGATCAAGCGCTTGATTTCTGCCGCGACTTGCTGCGGATGCCGACCCAGGGCGAGCTCGATGCGCTTATCTGAGCCGAGGATGTTGATCGCCAGCGGAATGGCCGAGCCCTTCATCCGCTGAAACAAGAGTGCTGGCCCTTGCTCCTTGACCACCCGTGCGGCAATTTCGGTGATCTCAAGCTCCGGGTCCACCTCGACCCGAACGCGCTTGAGCTCCCCGTGCTGCTCCAGCAGCGTTAGAAAGGTTTGCAAGCCACTCATTCGGTGGGAAATGCGGCTTACGAACGAAGCTTCTTGCGATATTTCAACTGCGCAGCCCGGAGCGACTTCAAGAATGATGGACTCTTGAGAATCATGTCTTCGATATCAGCCTCAGTTAACGGCATGAGCGCCGCTTTCGGCTTGCCATGATTCAGGATAATGACCCATCCTCGCTTGGTCAGCCGATTGACAACTTTCGCGGTATTGAGCTTTAGGTCTTGGATCGTCAAAAACTCCAT comes from the Candidatus Omnitrophota bacterium genome and includes:
- a CDS encoding menaquinone biosynthesis decarboxylase, translating into MQTFLTLLEQHGELKRVRVEVDPELEITEIAARVVKEQGPALLFQRMKGSAIPLAINILGSDKRIELALGRHPQQVAAEIKRLIEIAMPPRPKALLKEWRTVGRVLAMPPKKVNTAVCQQIEEAPDLTRLPALKCWPKDAGRFLTCGLVLTHDPDTDVRNLGVYRMQVVAPDQVLMHWQIQKGGGFHYWKAEQQGKALSVSISIGTDPILYIAAVAPLPEGVDEIAFAGFLSGKRVPIVLGKTGTTVAPSDAEIVLEGLVPPDERMDEGPFGDHFGHYSHPKPCPVMWVQSVTHRANPIYLAAVVGKPPQEDKYIGNAVQEIMLPMVKLIHPEIKDLWSYYEAGFHSLAVASVQQRFGKEGVKAALGLLGTGQMALTKCIVLVDADVDARDFAAVLRAIRRHFDPSKDFLLLPGVPFDTLDFTSFTLNLGSKMVIDATQGGEPTVPNAVSITDAQAKSLHPKITRARLLEEALLIVQVEGTGREVIDRLVGALPLAGVKLIAAVSPDVNLDDPESFLWGIFTRFDPARDIIFAKSELHGAWPVHRGCLGIDATFKQGYPETIEMDPRIVKLVDSKWHQYWTA
- a CDS encoding type II toxin-antitoxin system Phd/YefM family antitoxin translates to MEFLTIQDLKLNTAKVVNRLTKRGWVIILNHGKPKAALMPLTEADIEDMILKSPSFLKSLRAAQLKYRKKLRS
- the mqnE gene encoding aminofutalosine synthase MqnE, whose amino-acid sequence is MASILDRVTQKVQNNERLTRDDALELFATGDIIRLCRLADQVKRARWSDRAHFVVNRQINPSNICVLSCKFCDFATKRGRPNAYEMTIEEIISRCNSELREVHIVGGLHPDWTWDYYIEMFQAIKSNFPQIQIKAWTAVEIDYFSKKFRLTIEQVLLQFKEVGLAALPGGGAEVFSERVRKALFPFKIGASRWLEIHKTAHRLGIPTNSTLLYGHMETHEERVDHMLKLRALQDETNGFMSFIPLAYQTGNTRLVVRQASAIEDLKTIAISRLLLDNFPHIKAYWVTMGEEIASVALHAGADDIDGTIGEEKIMHAADAASPVSVTRGHLVDMIREAGCVPVERDALYNTLNVYDHSDSAVSQ
- a CDS encoding menaquinone biosynthesis protein, coding for MPYLNSAPFFRGLALGEGHGLLASVPRELGAKAAAGTISAGLLPVVDYFRLEDQLQRVGPFGIAVRGRVRSVMLFSRRPIRQLEGATIAVTEETSTSAVLLRLLLEQRYKLAPKAYTKGQPPDAEALLLIGDQALKIQQTNTMYPYEIDLAFEWWLWQHLPFTFAVWAIRKDAAAEEKKSLELALSRALGVNSRELNVIAQEHEKTLGIPAAELQAYLSGFIYRLSQPEEEGIARFRSLVDEHHLL